GATATGATATGTTTTTCTCTAACGATAAACTGCTCTTTTCCTGTCCCTGGACGTAACTAACACAAAAACCACTTAAATTTCTATGTCAATTTTCTACCgtttacgtttttttttttttcgtttatcCTTTATCGTCTATTTCTTAACATTGTTAATGTGTGATTAAAGTAATATCAGAAGAAAAGTTAGTGAAGGAATAGAAGTTAAAAGATTTAGAAGGATGGAGAAGTAAGTTTAGAGGGATTGGATTGGATTGAAATGCAGTAACATGAAAGCAGTATAGGGGTCATCCTTTGTCAATTATACTATATAGATTCTGTAAATTCATTACGGTAGAACCACAAATAGGCTATAGCTTTTCATGGAACTGGCACCTGATCAAATGTGTTATGGAGTGCTATTTATATGAAAAGAGATTATATTTCAAATGTTGCCTGCAAACAATAAGTTTGATGAAATTTGATGTTCCAGAAAAGTTTAGTGTGGTGTCATACAACATATTGGCGGAAAGGAATACATGGAAACACAGAGGTTTGTATCCCAACGTTCCTTCACCGTACCTGAAATGGAACCATCGTAAGAGAGTTATATGTGAGGAACTTCTTATGTGGAACCCTGATATAATCTGCTTGCAGGTGAGCTTGATCTTCTCTCTGTCTTTTGTCTCTACACGCTCTTACTCATTACTGTAATGAAAGGTGAAAAGCGTTGTTGTTTGTCAATTGCTGATAGGAAGTGGATAAGTATTTTGATGTTTCAGAAATCATGGAGAAAGCAGGTTACGTTGGGTCATACACGGTGAGTGTTCATTTTCTGAATTTGATGTGTTCCATCCACTAGAATTAGAAAGTAATGTGTGAACTTATGACTTACAAACACAACTTGTACattaaatatttattgaatTGGATTTCATCAGCCAAAATAGGGGGAAAAAACCTTCACTCAAGAGTTCTTGATTGTTGTGTTCAGTTTAGTTATTTATTCTTTTACTATTAGTGGGTTTATACTTTTGCAGCTTATTGTATATGATGCTAAAGAATAATTTGAAATGGCAGAGACGAACTGGAGACGCTATTGATGGATGTGCTATATTCTGGAAAGCTGACAAGTGAGGATATGGCTTTTTGTGATAATGTGTAACACCTTGTTATGCTTAAGTAAATGATCTAACATCTATTATTCACTTGGTAAGGTTTCGACTGATAGATGAAGAGAGCATCAAATTCAAGATGTTCAATCTTCGTGATAATGTTGCTCAACTTTCTGTGCTGGAGGTAGACATTTATTATCATTCAGTCATATGCTTGAGCTGTTGTAATGATGTCATTGGTgataattttgaagttatcCTCGTTCCAAGTATCAGTTTGTCAATAAATGTTATTGATTGATAAAAGTTTTGTTCTAATTGTTTATACGGGTTCCATCTTTAAACTAATTGGCGAGAAAAGAGTAGCTCATGAATACCTCCCATCTTTCCAACGTGGGATCCTCAACAGTTGAAGTAGCATGTATTAGCATATATTCAAATTTTCTTATGATATTCACCTGAAATTCTgagatttaatttatttgagACCAACTTCCAAACATAACATTTCTATATGCAGGCAGATGTTCAAAGCTAATTCAAGAAGATTACTAATTGGTAACATCCATGTGCTTTACAACCCAAGCAGGGGGGACGTCAAATTAGGTCAAGTAAGTTCCATGGAAAACAAAAACTATATCTACATTATTCATATGTGAGTATTCATTCAAATTTTTCTGGACATGTTAAATACATGCGTTCAAGCTAAGATCGTTTGTTCAAGTGTGTCAACACTTTCTTTTTGTGATTTCAAATTGTATGTCtttctaaagaaaaaaggaaaaaaaactgTCACATGGAACTTGGAATATGAAGGACAAACCTCGAAAAAAACAAAGAAGTTCATGTATTAATAGAAGTTATGAAAAAGAATCTTGCTTTGACGGTTTTGCCTGTTATGTCAATTTTGAATCGTATCAAGTTTTTAGATGTTTTTTGATGATGGATAGCAAATGAAATTTTATCTTATTCTTCtttgttttaaaactaaattgCAGATACGTTATCTGTTGTCAAGGGCAGAGATTCTTTCTAAGAAATGGAGCAATCTTCCTTTTGTTCTTGCTGGTGATTTCAATAGTACTCCTGAGGTTTCATATCGAAATTTTATCTATATTTAGATACCATTAAGTTTCccaaattttcatatgtaacaCGAAGGTCTAACCCTTTACTGCTTGTTGACAGAGCGCAATATACAAGTTCTTATCATCATCGGAGGTACACTTATTAGTCCATGATTACTTAAAATTAATGTATTATGTCTAGAAATCATATGATCTAGTAGTGTTCGATCCAGTAGTTTGATTTATCATGCCATTCACAGCTAAATTTCATGTCCTATGACCGAAGAGAACTGTCTGGACAATCGGGATGTCATCCCGCTAAAGTTTTGGGTGTAAAGAAAGAAGTGTGCACACCTTTTTTCTGTTTGGGAAGGTAATAATATTCAGGATAATATGTTGGATTTATATGGCTTCATTCTCACTTTTCTAATTATGTTCTCGTATGCAGCTGACAAGCCTATAAGATTTGTTAGTTTCACTAAAGTCTATTTAGTTAACTTCTATGTTTTGACTTTCTTTTTTAGTCAAACAAAAGGTCTCTGGACTGAAGAAGAGGTGAAAGTTGCTACTGGCAGTGCCGACTGCAAAGTGGTGACGAATCCCTTTAGGCTTACCAGCTCCTATGCTACAATAAAGGTATGAAGTTTTTGTACCTCCAGAGTTAGTTTCTATGTATCTCCGACTACCCCTTTTagttactattttttatttgttattcgTTAATCGTTTTATTCAGTTTTCTTGTaacaaatattgaaattatgacctccttttttattaaaaaagaaaatcatatcTACATCATTCAGGGTCCTACTACAACACGGGGATCCACTGATGAACCATTGGCTACTTCCTACCACTCCAAGTTTCTTGGAACTGTCGATTATATTTGGTAAGCTGCTGTGATTAGTAGTTGAAAAGATTATAGTAGTAGCTTTAACTTGTAATGTTGGTGCTGCTGTTCATGTGATAATCTTTATTGCCTTTAATTTAGGTACTCTGATGATCTTATTCCTATAAGGGTTGTTGATACTGTTCCAATTGATATTCTTCTGAAAACAGGCGGCCTTCCATGCGAGGTAGTTGAAAGTTAATAGTCCTATTTCACtttatgttttatatttttacaaTGCTCAAAAGTATCTTTTGCAATTTAGTCCAACTATTTGgaaaacaacattttaaaaacaaaatggcGATGGAACAAGTCTTAATCAttgcgtttttttttttttttttttgacatggCTTCGTATATTTTTTACCTTTCTACACATTACCAGTCTTGACAGCAATCTAACAAAATTTGATCCCCCTTTTACAGAAGGTGGGCAGCGATCATTTACCCTTGGTTTCTGAGATTGCCTTCATAAGAACATCAGAAGAAAGCAATAGCCAATAACTACATCTAAGTAATGATTTCAGACTTTCAGCAAAATTGCTATCAAAGTAAGCACAATAATTAGCGGTCTACCTTAAAACATTATGAACACTGCTTGAATGAAACTAAAAGTGGACTCTagttttcttttcccttttttttttttcttttggtatttAGATAAAGAATTTGAAATACGTGTAGAGGTATTCTTTGTGAACTATAGGTGAATCAGATATAGATCATAATATTAAAAGCTAGGTTATGTTGTGTTGTTATTTTCCATTTGTTTGTTACA
The sequence above is drawn from the Cucumis melo cultivar AY chromosome 2, USDA_Cmelo_AY_1.0, whole genome shotgun sequence genome and encodes:
- the LOC103494114 gene encoding carbon catabolite repressor protein 4 homolog 3, translated to MATTFLSCGPFLRQHSHFSKFFFSSSKDAADASSTSSLPKSTTTSYTRRWYNPSSRRQLNEEGVQILRHWIEADQPSASEEKFSVVSYNILAERNTWKHRGLYPNVPSPYLKWNHRKRVICEELLMWNPDIICLQEVDKYFDVSEIMEKAGYVGSYTRRTGDAIDGCAIFWKADKFRLIDEESIKFKMFNLRDNVAQLSVLEMFKANSRRLLIGNIHVLYNPSRGDVKLGQIRYLLSRAEILSKKWSNLPFVLAGDFNSTPESAIYKFLSSSELNFMSYDRRELSGQSGCHPAKVLGVKKEVCTPFFCLGSQTKGLWTEEEVKVATGSADCKVVTNPFRLTSSYATIKGPTTTRGSTDEPLATSYHSKFLGTVDYIWYSDDLIPIRVVDTVPIDILLKTGGLPCEKVGSDHLPLVSEIAFIRTSEESNSQ